AATTAAGCCGGATTTTGGCGCCGGGGTAAAATTTTTTAAGCCGACGCAAAATTTCCGCGGCCTTTTTCTTTTTATTCATATGTATATTTATATTTTAAACAAAAAAGCGACCGGAAAAAATAGGTCGCTATTTTCAAAAATTAAGATAGGATGGCTCGTTCAATGTGACGCGGCGGACGAGCTCTCCACACTTCCCTTTTTGCAATCTCAAGCGCGATGGAGCGCGGATCGCGGACGGTCCGCTTCGCTTCTTCAAGAACAAAACGGGTATTATGCCCGACAACCCGCTTGGCATAATCCAAACCCTCTTCAGGAGTGCCGCCGGCATATTCCACATAGGACGCGCCCGAGGCGCCGGCATTGACAACAAAACCGGGTACGATAATTTTTCCTCTTTCCCAAAGCGCCCGCTCAGCCGATTCCGTAACTCCAAGATTCGCCCCCTGTAAAATTACCCGAGCGCGAATTTTTCCTACATTATCCTCATGAATCTGGCGCGGTTCGCTTGAGGCCAGCGCTAGTATGTCAACATCGGCAAAAAGTTCTTCGCCGGGATTCAAACGACCGGTCGCAAACGAATATCCGCGAAGATCGCTGTTACGCGAAATGAGATCAAGAGTTCCGACTGGTTCAAAACCTCCGGCAATGAAATGGCACTGAATTACTCCTCCGAATCTTGGGTCGGCAATAATAGTTACTGTCGGCCGCTCGCCGACGCGAAACTCCTTAAGCCCCTTCATAAATCCCTGACCGACTGCGCCAAAACCTTGAATAGCCATAGTCGTTTTTGAAGAATGAAATTCAACGCCCGCGTATTCACACATCGCGATCAGCGCTTCAATAGAAGCAACGCCGGTAATTCCCATTTCATCATAAGGAATTCCGCCGAGATCCCGCGGCTTGCCGGTAGATACGCGCCTATCACCTAATTCATCTACCACCTCTCGCGCCGCCCATTCGCCAAGACCCACATCGAGTCCAAAAATGTATTTACCCGGTGTATCGCCTATTTTAATAAGGTCGGCCTCAAAAAGCGCTCGTGCCCATCCGCGAAGCACTGCTTTGGCAATTAGTGTCACCTGCCGAGGATGGCCGGACTCAAAATCAATTCCGCCTTTTATGCCTCCCCATGGGTCATATTCCGGTTTCTCGCCGATCGGCACGCAAAGAACCTGTTTCCAGGTCATGACCCGTCCTTTACCAAGAGTAATTGCGAGGTCGCATCCACGATACATAGCCGTTCCGCCCTTGCCGGTGCCGGTAGGACTGCGCCAAGTGTTATCAACGACAAGCCAGCCGATTTTTTCTTGTTTGGCTGATTTACGAGGATCGAAAACTTCGTGCACGGCTTCCGGTCCAAATTCGTCAGCGGGAAAATCAAGAACCGGTCTTAATTTTCGCACTTTGTAATGCGGGATTTGAAGCACCACTGCCTCCTTTCTTTCATATAAAAAACAACCTCGCTTATCCTAATTGAGCGGCGTAAAAAAGTAAAGATTATAGCGGATTGGGGTCGGTTGAGGGCGAACCGCAGTTGCATCCTGACATATCAATTGAGTAGCCGCTTGAAGCCGCGATATCTTTTTCATTTCCGGAAAAAGTCATGTTTTCCAGTGTCCCGTCGGCGCCGACGACTCTTAATCCCGCGGCGACACCCGTGACTTTCTGGGTGTGGTTACGTATCGTTGTATTTTTAACGGAAAACAAATTGGCGGTCGGCGCGAAACGAATTCCGTTTTGGAAATTATTTTCCGTAACGGCCGTATCAATTTTAGCCGCGTCGGCCGCGATCCAAAGACCGGCCTTATTATCCGTGTTAATACCGGTCGTCTTTCCGCCGGCGTAGCGTAAAGTAAAACCCTTCATATCCAAAATACCGCCGTCTTCAATCACGATTCCATACCAATCGCCCGCCAGCGGAATATTTACAGCATTGTCGGTATTGCCGCCCGCGCTGTCGTCATAAAGCGAAGTAAAAATAAGATCGGACGCGCTTGAATTGTTGGAGAATATTTTCCCGCCGTTTTTGATTGTTAACTTTCCGGCAGCATTATTAAAATCGGCATGACCCTTCACGACAATCTGCGGCTCAAAAGCCAGGGTTGTGCTGGCAAGCACATTAACTTCATTTTTAATCAGATACGCAAGTGAATTGGATTTAAGAGTCGTCGTTCCGACCGCGCTTGAAGTTATGTCGCCCGTAAGAACTACGGCGTTAAACGCGTTTCCGGAGCCGCTATTTGCGCTGAATGAGGCGACTGCGCCCGAACTTTCAACGGCCGAAACAGAATTATTGTTAAAAGTATTTGAAGAAATGATTGCTTGCGGCGCGGATGAAATGTAAATCCCATAACGATTATTTTCAAAAGTATTTCCGTTGATGGTCGGCGAGCCGCCCGCAACTCTTAAGCCCGCCGCTCCCGGACTAAGACCGGAATCGGAATTTGTGCTGTTTCTAAAAATAGAATTATTTGAAACGGAGCTTACCGAATTCTGCTGCAGCCAAAGCCCGTGGCCGTTTGAATATTCAACGGTAACGGCGTCAAAAGTCGCGTTCGTATTATCAACTGCGACCATCGCTTTATAAGTGGAATTTGAAAACCATCTGCCGCCATAGCGAATAATGGCGTTGGCAAATGAGGAATTCTGGCTGGTTGATTGAATTAAAATCTGCTGCCAGCTGCCCGCTACGGGACAGACAGCGGTTGAGGAAGCGTTTGACGGATCGCATATTCCATCACCGTTCATGTCTCCGCCGTAATCATCGTCTTCAAAGGCGGTAAAAACAATGGGACTGGCCGCCGTGCCATCGGCGATAATTTTTCCTGAAATTATAAGCGAGGGTTCGCTCAGCGTAACGAATTTTATCACTACTCCCGGCTCAATTGTTAGAGTTGAGCCCGCCGCGACAGTTATGTCATCACGGCCGATAAGATACGGGGAATTTTGTTTGGTAAGAGTTTTGTCGGAAGAAATTGTTGTCTGAACGCTTACCAAAAAACTGACGCTGTTTTTTGATTTTGGCGTGCCTTTTATTTGCTGACCCGAAGCATCAACGCCGTTTAAAATAAATTCGCCGATAGCGGTAGCCCAATTTACAGCACTTGTACCCGCGGTTTTGGAATCAACGCGCTCCATTGTTTTTTTGGCAGTATTATCGCCCGCGCACCAGTTGGAACAATTCGCGACCTCGTCAACAGTTGAGGTCGCGCCGCTTATAACGCGCTCAAGAAACAGGCGCTCGCCGCCGTTATTCAGCGCCCAACTTGCGCCGTCATTGCCGTATGGCGTCTGATCTGCGGCGACATCGCTTACGGTCAAATCGTCTTTCCGCTCCAAAAGATAATATCCGCCCGCGGAAACCGTGCCGGTTAAAGTTATTGACGGAGTGTTATCCTCGGCTCTTAAAATCCACAAGCCGGCAAAATCAATGTTTTGCGCCGAATTGTTCTTCAATTCAAGCCATTCGTCTTCGGTTGATGACGCCGTGCCCATCCAGGCGATTTCGTTTATGACTACCGGAAGGGAGGCGGTTTCTATGGTTTTTGATATTTCTATTTGATTGCCTGCCGCGTCGGCGGCCTTAACCGTGAAAGTGTATGCCGTGAAATCGTTTAAAAGTTCCGATGTTTCAACGCTTGAAGTCGCGCCGAATGTTTTTGGAAAACCGACGCAAGACGCGCCGTTTGTTTCGCAGTTTAATTCATAACTTGCGAGGTCTTCGGCCGTTGACGACCATTGCAGGGTTGCCGCAGTTGAAGTTGAAAGGCACCCTGACGAAAACGAGCTTGCGCATTCTATTATTGAAAAATTTAAGTCGGGTGAGGTTGTATCGGCTGGCTCTTCCGGCTCCGGTTCCGGTGAAGCCAAGTTGGACGAACCTCCTCCGCCAATGGCGCCCCCTCCCGAAGGAAGCGCGACCAAACCGTATTGGTCACGGATGCCATTATTTTCCGCCGCTTTTTTCTTGCCGCCATTCTCTTCGCCCCCTTCAACCTCTTCGGTTTCAACATCAACCACTTCAATCCCCCCCACCTCAACCCCCTCTTCATTTTCAGCCACTTCTACACCCTCGTTTCTTTCTGCCTCCTCTCTCTTTTCGTCCCTTTCAACCTCTTCGACCCCTTCACCTAAAATCTGCGTAGCAACAACCGCTTTCTGTCCGCTTGGAAGTCGAACTTCCAAATCGTTTTCTAAATCTGCCGACGTTACGCTTGAACCGTAAAATGTGGCGGCAAAACTAAAAATTTTATTTTTTGTATTATCAAAAATTTTCTGCGCCCAAGTTTTATTTTTGTTGTATAAAACTTTTGTTTCTTTTTCTTTCTCAATTTCGTCAAAAAATAGTTTTATGACGCCCGCCCCGTGCAAAACAGCTTGTTTGGAAAGACGAGACCAGTAATCTCCAAGTAGTTCGCTTGTATTATCAACAAAAACTAAATAATTATCTGGGTTTGTTGGATCTTGAAAAACTTTTGCCAGACGAAACTCATCGACTTTTTCATCTAGCCCATACATAAAAAGAATGGTTTCCCCACCAATAATTTCTACCCCAATTCTAATAGGTTTGGGCAAATCGTAATTTTCTATAGAATCTCTACTAAAAAAATTATTATTTGAATATTTGGCTAAATTATTAAAATATTCATCCAGATTTGTAAAAATAATCGGTCTTTGACCTTTTAACTTTGAAACTATGTCTATATTTTGTATATCAAATTGTTTTGTCCAATGTT
The genomic region above belongs to Candidatus Niyogibacteria bacterium and contains:
- a CDS encoding lamin tail domain-containing protein — encoded protein: MENYRYVKRATIFSTAVTILLLWPFFVLAYSDQTTHPALTQETINFFNLNFTELSFTDAEKELVKRGSIDEDAAPRWLRHFYDPVYERGLWGQLSSKDWAKATFDQAGFASVGLGEVKELYSADSDYSWERAIYEYAWGDKERGLKTLGHILHLIQDASVPDHTRNDPHPPVLDLGSPYEHWTKQFDIQNIDIVSKLKGQRPIIFTNLDEYFNNLAKYSNNNFFSRDSIENYDLPKPIRIGVEIIGGETILFMYGLDEKVDEFRLAKVFQDPTNPDNYLVFVDNTSELLGDYWSRLSKQAVLHGAGVIKLFFDEIEKEKETKVLYNKNKTWAQKIFDNTKNKIFSFAATFYGSSVTSADLENDLEVRLPSGQKAVVATQILGEGVEEVERDEKREEAERNEGVEVAENEEGVEVGGIEVVDVETEEVEGGEENGGKKKAAENNGIRDQYGLVALPSGGGAIGGGGSSNLASPEPEPEEPADTTSPDLNFSIIECASSFSSGCLSTSTAATLQWSSTAEDLASYELNCETNGASCVGFPKTFGATSSVETSELLNDFTAYTFTVKAADAAGNQIEISKTIETASLPVVINEIAWMGTASSTEDEWLELKNNSAQNIDFAGLWILRAEDNTPSITLTGTVSAGGYYLLERKDDLTVSDVAADQTPYGNDGASWALNNGGERLFLERVISGATSTVDEVANCSNWCAGDNTAKKTMERVDSKTAGTSAVNWATAIGEFILNGVDASGQQIKGTPKSKNSVSFLVSVQTTISSDKTLTKQNSPYLIGRDDITVAAGSTLTIEPGVVIKFVTLSEPSLIISGKIIADGTAASPIVFTAFEDDDYGGDMNGDGICDPSNASSTAVCPVAGSWQQILIQSTSQNSSFANAIIRYGGRWFSNSTYKAMVAVDNTNATFDAVTVEYSNGHGLWLQQNSVSSVSNNSIFRNSTNSDSGLSPGAAGLRVAGGSPTINGNTFENNRYGIYISSAPQAIISSNTFNNNSVSAVESSGAVASFSANSGSGNAFNAVVLTGDITSSAVGTTTLKSNSLAYLIKNEVNVLASTTLAFEPQIVVKGHADFNNAAGKLTIKNGGKIFSNNSSASDLIFTSLYDDSAGGNTDNAVNIPLAGDWYGIVIEDGGILDMKGFTLRYAGGKTTGINTDNKAGLWIAADAAKIDTAVTENNFQNGIRFAPTANLFSVKNTTIRNHTQKVTGVAAGLRVVGADGTLENMTFSGNEKDIAASSGYSIDMSGCNCGSPSTDPNPL